One genomic region from Nostoc sphaeroides encodes:
- the sppA gene encoding signal peptide peptidase SppA: protein MIWPFKPKFRKQIARIEITGAIAGATRKRVLEALKTIEEKKFPALLLRIDSPGGTVGDSQEIYSALKRLREKIKIVASFGNISASGGVYIGMGAEHIVANPGTITGSIGVILRGNNLERLLEKIGVSFQVIKSGPYKDILAFDRQLTQPEENILQELIDTSYQQFVQTVADGRSLTVEAVKSFADGRIFTGQQALELGVVDRLGTEEDARRWTAELVGLDPEKTLCYTLEEPKPLLSRLLPGSRQVSSGIGAGIDWLEFEMSTSGLPLWLYRP from the coding sequence ATGATTTGGCCGTTTAAGCCCAAGTTTAGAAAACAAATTGCGCGGATTGAAATTACTGGTGCGATCGCGGGTGCTACTCGCAAACGCGTTCTAGAAGCCCTGAAAACTATAGAAGAAAAAAAGTTTCCCGCATTATTACTCCGTATAGATAGCCCTGGCGGTACAGTCGGAGATTCTCAAGAAATCTACAGCGCCCTAAAGCGTCTGCGCGAAAAAATCAAAATCGTCGCTAGCTTTGGCAATATCTCGGCTTCTGGAGGAGTCTACATCGGCATGGGAGCCGAACACATCGTAGCTAATCCAGGTACAATTACGGGTAGTATTGGTGTGATTCTGCGTGGGAATAACTTGGAACGCTTGCTAGAAAAAATCGGTGTTTCCTTTCAGGTAATTAAGTCTGGCCCTTACAAAGACATTTTGGCTTTCGACCGGCAACTGACTCAACCAGAAGAAAACATCCTGCAAGAGTTGATTGACACAAGTTATCAGCAGTTTGTCCAAACGGTAGCTGATGGCCGTTCTTTAACAGTAGAAGCTGTGAAAAGTTTCGCCGATGGGCGGATTTTTACTGGACAGCAAGCCCTAGAGTTGGGTGTTGTAGATCGTCTGGGCACAGAAGAAGATGCCCGTCGCTGGACAGCAGAACTAGTCGGACTTGATCCAGAAAAAACTCTCTGCTATACCCTAGAAGAACCTAAACCTTTATTGAGTCGCCTTCTACCAGGAAGTCGTCAAGTTTCATCAGGAATTGGGGCTGGTATTGATTGGCTCGAATTTGAAATGTCTACTAGTGGTTTACCCTTGTGGTTATATCGACCTTAA
- the aroH gene encoding chorismate mutase — translation MEWQMRAIRGATTVSENTVEAMREVVTELLDELENRNQFEPRDMISVTFSVTRDLDAIFPAAIARSRPGWDNVAMLDVQQMHVEGSLQRCIRFLIHAYLPASASIHHIYLRNAASLRPDWSLPQSLQTSQPAVKSKV, via the coding sequence GTGGAGTGGCAAATGCGGGCGATTCGCGGAGCAACAACCGTTTCAGAAAATACCGTTGAGGCAATGCGAGAGGTAGTGACAGAACTACTAGATGAACTAGAAAACCGGAATCAATTCGAGCCGAGGGACATGATTAGTGTAACTTTCTCGGTAACACGCGATTTGGATGCGATTTTTCCAGCTGCGATCGCTAGATCGCGTCCTGGTTGGGATAATGTGGCCATGTTGGATGTGCAGCAAATGCACGTCGAAGGTAGCTTACAGCGTTGCATTCGATTCTTAATCCACGCTTATCTGCCAGCCTCTGCCTCAATTCATCATATCTACTTACGCAACGCCGCCAGCTTGCGTCCTGACTGGAGTTTGCCCCAGTCTTTACAAACATCACAGCCAGCAGTTAAGTCAAAAGTGTAA
- the tnpA gene encoding IS200/IS605 family transposase, translating to MLPRKGSHAVFSIHLHFVFITKYRKQVITAPILERMHEIFANICIKTNCILIEFSGEQDHVHLLVDYHPDNNISDFTSSLKSASSRVIRKEFKEHIDKFYWKPLFWSSSYYVASSGGAPIDKLKQYIKDQDAPIE from the coding sequence TTCACTTGCACTTTGTTTTTATTACCAAATATCGCAAACAGGTAATTACTGCACCAATCCTTGAAAGGATGCATGAGATTTTTGCAAATATTTGCATTAAAACTAATTGTATTTTGATAGAATTCTCAGGTGAACAAGACCACGTTCATTTGTTGGTAGACTACCATCCAGATAACAATATTTCTGATTTCACTTCTAGTTTAAAGTCTGCTAGTAGTAGGGTTATTCGCAAAGAATTTAAAGAACATATTGACAAGTTTTACTGGAAACCCCTGTTTTGGTCTAGCTCTTATTATGTTGCGTCAAGTGGAGGCGCACCAATCGACAAATTAAAACAATACATTAAAGATCAAGATGCGCCAATCGAATAA